The genomic region TTCCCCGCGGCGTACGCCCACGACGAGGAGGCGGCCGGCGAGTTCCGGCGCTTCACCGAGGGCGCCCTGCGCGACGGCAAGGCGCAGGCGGCGAGCACCATCATCGAGACCCTCGAGGACGCCGGGCTGCCCGTCGAGCTCGAGGACGACAGCCTGCTGGTCATCGACGTCGAGCTGGACAAGGAGACCGCCCACATCTGGATGCGGTCCTTCACCGACCTCCGCCTCGCCCTGGCCACCCGCCTCGGCATCGAGGACGGCGACGAGGAGTTCTGGCTCTCGCTGCCCGACGAGGACCCCCGCGCGGCCGCCCACGACATCTACGAGTGGATCGGCTACCTGCAGGAGACGCTGGTCCAGTCCCTCATGTCCTGAGGCTCCGTTCGCACGCACGAGAGAGGCCGCCCTCACCGACTCGACGGTGAGGGCGGCCTCTTTTCGACCCTGGGGGCGTACGGCTCAGACGACGCCGAGGGAGAGCATCGCGTCGGCGACGCGCAGGAAGCTGGAGACGTTGGCGCCGGCGACGTAGTTGCCGGGCTGGCCGTACTCGTCCGCCGCGGCCGCGCACCGGTGGTGCACGCCGACCATGATCTCCTGCAGGCGCTGCTCGGTGTGCTCGAAGGACCAGGAGTCGCGCGAGGC from Nocardioides sp. dk884 harbors:
- a CDS encoding DUF2017 domain-containing protein; this translates as MSSGFERHRRSGRVFANFTAFEADLLRSLASQLVELLRNEAAVPREEQDPFEAMMDFSGPTTAPEDPVLARLFPAAYAHDEEAAGEFRRFTEGALRDGKAQAASTIIETLEDAGLPVELEDDSLLVIDVELDKETAHIWMRSFTDLRLALATRLGIEDGDEEFWLSLPDEDPRAAAHDIYEWIGYLQETLVQSLMS